A portion of the Streptococcus urinalis 2285-97 genome contains these proteins:
- a CDS encoding zinc-dependent MarR family transcriptional regulator, which translates to MSHLEKQLDHLVNQILLKAENKTELLFGSCQSDVKLTNTQEHILMLLSKEQLTNSDLAKRLNVSQAAVTKAIKSLIKQGMLASQKDTEDARVTYFELTDLAQPIAEEHTHHHDATLKVYHQILDGFSKEEQATIERFLTVFANELER; encoded by the coding sequence ATGAGTCATTTAGAAAAGCAATTAGATCATTTAGTGAATCAGATTTTATTAAAAGCTGAGAATAAAACGGAACTATTATTTGGTTCATGTCAGAGTGATGTCAAATTGACAAATACTCAAGAACATATATTAATGTTGTTATCAAAAGAGCAGTTGACTAATTCCGATTTGGCAAAACGTTTAAACGTTAGTCAAGCTGCTGTGACAAAAGCTATCAAAAGTTTAATTAAACAAGGTATGTTGGCATCACAAAAAGATACAGAAGATGCGCGTGTAACTTACTTTGAATTAACTGATTTGGCACAGCCAATTGCTGAGGAACATACTCACCATCATGATGCGACCTTAAAAGTCTATCATCAGATTTTAGATGGTTTTTCTAAAGAAGAACAGGCAACAATAGAACGCTTTTTAACTGTTTTTGCAAACGAGTTAGAAAGGTAA
- the ispE gene encoding 4-(cytidine 5'-diphospho)-2-C-methyl-D-erythritol kinase has translation MKVIEKAPAKINLGLDVICKRPDGYHDLSMVMTSIDLNDYVTIETREDDQFIFESNDHRIPTNENNDVLKAAKLIQDKYGIKGGASIYLEKKIPVCAGLGGGSTDAAAAIRAFDQLWNLKMTDDEMVAIAKQIGSDVPYCLFGGMAHVSGMGDVVSHLKKSPSFWVVLVKPNFGISTRTIFPEIDCESISHVDIISLINAIESNQYQEMLSYMGNSLEDISINRKPFIQKLKDRMTKSGADIALMSGSGPTVFGICQTEKKADRVVNSMRGFCKEVYKVRSL, from the coding sequence ATGAAAGTGATTGAGAAAGCACCTGCAAAGATAAATCTTGGTCTAGATGTCATATGCAAAAGACCCGATGGTTATCATGATTTATCTATGGTGATGACAAGTATTGATTTAAATGATTATGTCACAATAGAAACAAGAGAAGATGACCAATTTATTTTTGAATCAAATGATCATCGCATCCCCACAAATGAAAATAATGATGTTTTAAAAGCAGCAAAATTAATTCAAGATAAGTATGGTATAAAAGGTGGTGCGTCTATTTATCTTGAAAAGAAGATTCCAGTTTGTGCAGGATTAGGTGGTGGGTCAACGGATGCTGCAGCTGCTATTCGTGCTTTTGACCAACTTTGGAATCTCAAAATGACTGATGATGAAATGGTAGCGATAGCTAAACAAATTGGCAGTGATGTTCCTTATTGTTTATTTGGTGGAATGGCCCATGTATCAGGTATGGGAGATGTTGTCTCTCATCTGAAAAAGAGTCCGTCATTTTGGGTTGTTTTGGTGAAACCTAATTTTGGGATTTCAACTCGTACCATTTTTCCAGAGATAGATTGTGAGTCAATTAGTCATGTTGATATTATCTCTCTTATAAATGCTATTGAGTCAAATCAATACCAAGAGATGTTGTCTTATATGGGAAATTCGTTGGAAGATATTTCAATAAATAGGAAACCATTTATTCAAAAATTAAAAGATAGAATGACAAAATCAGGAGCAGATATTGCTTTAATGTCAGGGAGTGGTCCAACTGTTTTTGGTATTTGTCAGACTGAAAAAAAAGCAGATCGTGTTGTCAATAGCATGAGAGGTTTTTGTAAAGAAGTGTATAAAGTGAGAAGTTTATAG
- a CDS encoding polyprenyl synthetase family protein: MSSYWSKYPEIEHNIIEVETLIKNRVHVRNPEIEEAIISLNRSGGKKLRPAFFFFFSKFGDNNKDQDHSKLVKIAASLEILHMATLIHDDVIDDSPLRRGQKTVQTQFGKDIAVYTGDLLFTIFFELILEATNDFEYMAINSKAMKKILLGELDQMHLYHNQNQTIRDYLRAISGKTAELFKLSAREGAHFGGANQEIVRLSGKIGYYIGMAFQILDDILDYTADEKELNKPVLEDLDKGVYSLPLLLAMKKEPELFKAILNKKEKITKEDKQKVAQMVISQDGVEIARDIAKRYTQKAISAIQELPKSKNQKQLLQLTKQLLKRTI; encoded by the coding sequence ATGTCATCATACTGGAGCAAATATCCTGAAATTGAACATAATATAATAGAAGTTGAAACTCTTATCAAAAATAGGGTACATGTCAGAAATCCAGAAATTGAAGAAGCAATCATCTCATTAAATCGTTCTGGTGGGAAAAAGCTACGACCTGCTTTTTTCTTTTTCTTCTCAAAATTTGGGGACAATAATAAAGATCAAGATCACAGCAAATTAGTGAAGATAGCAGCATCGTTAGAAATCCTTCATATGGCTACACTCATCCATGATGATGTCATTGATGATTCTCCACTGAGAAGAGGTCAAAAGACAGTTCAGACACAATTTGGAAAAGATATTGCTGTTTATACTGGTGATCTTCTATTTACTATCTTTTTTGAACTGATTTTAGAAGCTACTAATGATTTTGAATACATGGCTATTAACTCAAAAGCCATGAAAAAAATTCTTCTTGGTGAATTAGATCAAATGCACCTTTACCATAATCAAAACCAGACTATCAGAGATTATCTTCGAGCCATTTCTGGAAAGACTGCAGAATTATTTAAACTTTCTGCCAGAGAAGGAGCTCATTTTGGTGGTGCAAATCAAGAAATCGTCAGACTTTCTGGTAAAATTGGTTACTACATTGGTATGGCTTTCCAAATTCTAGATGATATTTTAGACTATACTGCTGATGAAAAAGAACTAAATAAACCTGTTTTAGAAGATCTAGATAAAGGGGTTTACAGCCTACCATTACTTTTAGCCATGAAAAAAGAACCAGAACTTTTTAAAGCTATTTTAAATAAAAAAGAAAAAATTACTAAAGAAGATAAACAAAAAGTCGCTCAAATGGTTATCAGTCAGGATGGCGTTGAAATAGCGCGTGACATTGCCAAACGTTACACTCAAAAAGCCATCTCAGCCATTCAAGAATTGCCAAAGTCAAAAAATCAAAAACAATTGTTACAATTAACCAAGCAATTACTAAAAAGAACAATCTAA
- the cydC gene encoding thiol reductant ABC exporter subunit CydC: protein MSKIPLFKQLKHDQWVKPFLKQYKATLILALLLGFLTFFCAGALMFNSGFLISKSAALPSNILLVYVPIVLTRAFGIGRPVFHYLERLTSHNWVLKMTSKLRLKLYETLEKDAIFIKRDYRLGDIMGLLSEDINHIQNLYLRTIFPTFIAWLLYIFIVISVGFVSLPYALLTFCYFLLFLLAFPLWSVLVNGARQKREKMIKNELYTDLTDNVLGISDWIFSQRGQDYVALHETAEEELLKVQSKLRNFNNKRAFLVEFCFGSLAVLTIIWASFRFVGHHGGDANWIAAFVLAIFPLADAFSGLSAASQETNTYADSLERLNELPDFKNQEMTALIPDASLKLQISNLYFQFEKDGKEILKGINLDIQQGEKLAILGRSGSGKSTLATLIRGDLLPTKGQIKLGGIETKDLSDTISDYIGVIQQAPYLFNSSLLNNIRIGRSDASVEEVWEVLERVGLKKMVQQLPHGLNTMVDEAGMRFSGGERHRLALARILLKDSPIILLDEPTVGLDPVTEVELLKTFMEVLKDKTLIWITHHLKGVEYADRVIFIENGQLEMSGSPVELSETNPRYRHLKAVDDGEI from the coding sequence ATGAGTAAAATTCCATTATTCAAACAATTGAAACATGATCAATGGGTGAAACCATTTCTAAAACAATATAAAGCGACACTTATATTAGCTTTATTATTAGGTTTTCTAACTTTCTTTTGTGCAGGTGCACTCATGTTTAATTCTGGCTTTCTGATCAGTAAATCAGCTGCTCTACCAAGTAATATCTTGCTGGTCTATGTGCCCATTGTACTGACACGAGCATTTGGTATCGGACGTCCTGTTTTTCATTATTTAGAGCGATTAACCAGTCACAATTGGGTTTTAAAAATGACTTCTAAACTACGTTTGAAATTATATGAAACGTTAGAAAAAGATGCTATTTTCATAAAACGTGATTATCGTTTAGGCGATATTATGGGACTTTTATCTGAAGATATTAATCATATCCAAAATCTATACCTTCGGACTATTTTTCCTACCTTTATCGCTTGGTTACTTTATATCTTTATTGTAATCAGTGTTGGCTTTGTTTCGCTACCTTATGCACTGCTTACGTTCTGTTATTTTTTGTTATTTTTATTAGCCTTTCCATTATGGTCGGTATTGGTAAATGGTGCCCGCCAAAAGAGAGAAAAAATGATAAAAAATGAACTATATACAGATTTAACAGACAATGTGCTAGGAATTTCGGATTGGATTTTTAGCCAAAGAGGTCAAGACTATGTGGCTTTACATGAAACAGCAGAAGAAGAGTTGTTAAAGGTTCAGTCTAAACTCAGAAATTTCAATAATAAACGCGCTTTTCTTGTAGAATTCTGTTTTGGTTCGTTAGCTGTACTAACAATCATCTGGGCAAGTTTTCGTTTTGTTGGACATCATGGTGGTGATGCCAATTGGATTGCAGCTTTTGTTTTAGCAATATTTCCTTTAGCTGATGCATTTTCAGGCCTTTCTGCAGCAAGTCAAGAGACAAATACTTATGCAGACTCGCTGGAAAGACTTAATGAGTTGCCAGATTTTAAGAATCAAGAAATGACTGCTTTAATCCCCGATGCTTCTCTAAAACTTCAAATTAGTAATCTGTATTTTCAATTTGAAAAGGATGGAAAAGAAATCTTAAAAGGTATAAACCTTGACATCCAACAAGGTGAAAAACTTGCTATATTAGGTAGAAGTGGATCTGGTAAGAGCACATTAGCAACTTTGATTAGAGGGGATTTGCTTCCCACTAAAGGGCAAATAAAGCTTGGTGGTATTGAAACAAAAGACTTATCTGATACTATTTCAGATTATATTGGAGTGATTCAACAAGCACCTTATCTCTTTAACTCAAGTTTGTTAAATAATATTAGGATTGGACGCTCAGATGCTTCTGTCGAAGAAGTTTGGGAAGTATTAGAACGTGTAGGCCTAAAAAAAATGGTTCAACAATTACCTCATGGTCTCAATACTATGGTTGATGAAGCAGGTATGCGTTTTTCCGGTGGTGAAAGACATCGCTTAGCTTTAGCTCGCATCTTGTTAAAAGATAGTCCGATTATCTTACTGGATGAACCTACAGTTGGTCTTGACCCTGTTACAGAAGTTGAATTATTAAAGACATTTATGGAAGTATTAAAAGATAAAACCTTAATATGGATAACCCATCATCTTAAAGGCGTTGAGTACGCAGATAGAGTTATTTTTATTGAAAATGGTCAACTTGAGATGTCAGGTTCACCAGTTGAACTGAGTGAGACTAACCCACGATATAGACATTTAAAAGCAGTTGATGACGGAGAAATCTAA
- the cydD gene encoding thiol reductant ABC exporter subunit CydD yields the protein MLDKSILRLSGIHKVLGLLVGLDFLQAIFVIGQAMALSGAITGLWEGKSLSSQLLAILSFLVCYTARHGINYLKNSRLDDYAASQSKTLRQNLLKKLFDLGPQIVQEEGTGNVITMALDGVSLVENYIHLILIKMINMSITPWIILAAIFLLDWESGLILLLVFPLIIIFMIVLGLAAQSKADKQYESFQILSNHFLDSLRGIDTLSFFGISKRYAKSIYNTSESFRKSTMSTLKIGILSTFALDFFTTLSIAIVAVFLGLRLINEHILLFPALTVLILSPEYFLPVREFSSDYHATLDGKNALQAIQKILTRTVISEDKKTIATWSKESQIVFDDVAMAYKDKTLLEHTHFSVKGFKKVGIIGMSGSGKSSLINMISGFTPLSQGTVKIDGQSFKTLNQEDWRKQFLYIPQSLYVFEMSLKDNIAFYTPEASDDAILKAIKVVGLEDLVEELPQGVDTIIGNGARPLSGGQAQRIALARAFLDQNRKIMLLDEPTAHLDIETELELKEKMIPLMENRLVFFATHRLHWLNQMDMILVLDQGELVEMGTYQELLAKRGKLYQLKHAMGGEHE from the coding sequence ATGCTAGATAAATCTATTTTACGCTTGTCTGGTATTCATAAAGTATTAGGATTGCTTGTTGGATTGGATTTCCTTCAAGCAATCTTTGTTATTGGACAAGCTATGGCACTGAGTGGTGCCATTACTGGGTTGTGGGAAGGAAAATCACTTTCTTCACAACTTCTTGCTATTCTTAGTTTTCTTGTTTGTTATACTGCTAGGCATGGTATTAATTATCTCAAAAATAGTCGCTTAGATGATTATGCTGCAAGTCAGTCAAAAACCTTAAGGCAAAACTTGCTGAAAAAATTATTTGACTTAGGTCCACAAATTGTTCAAGAGGAAGGGACTGGGAACGTCATCACAATGGCTTTAGATGGTGTCTCACTTGTTGAAAATTACATTCATCTTATCTTGATAAAAATGATCAATATGAGTATTACGCCATGGATTATTTTGGCAGCTATATTTCTTCTAGATTGGGAATCTGGTTTGATTTTATTGTTGGTTTTTCCATTGATTATTATTTTTATGATTGTTTTGGGATTGGCAGCACAATCAAAAGCTGATAAACAGTATGAATCCTTTCAAATCTTATCAAATCACTTTTTGGATTCTCTAAGAGGAATTGACACCCTTTCTTTTTTTGGTATTAGCAAAAGGTATGCCAAAAGTATTTATAATACAAGTGAGTCATTTCGTAAATCAACAATGAGTACCTTAAAAATTGGGATACTTTCCACATTTGCACTTGATTTTTTCACAACATTATCAATTGCAATAGTAGCTGTATTTCTTGGATTGCGTTTGATTAATGAGCATATTCTGTTATTTCCAGCATTGACTGTTTTAATTTTATCTCCAGAATATTTTTTACCTGTAAGAGAATTTTCAAGTGATTATCATGCTACACTTGATGGTAAGAATGCTTTGCAAGCAATTCAGAAGATATTAACCAGAACGGTGATAAGCGAAGATAAAAAAACAATTGCCACTTGGTCTAAGGAGAGTCAAATTGTTTTTGATGATGTTGCGATGGCTTACAAAGATAAAACCTTGTTAGAACATACTCATTTTTCTGTTAAAGGTTTTAAAAAAGTTGGAATTATTGGTATGAGTGGTTCAGGGAAGTCAAGTTTAATTAATATGATTAGTGGATTTACACCCTTGAGCCAAGGTACTGTTAAAATTGATGGTCAAAGTTTTAAGACATTGAATCAAGAAGACTGGCGAAAACAATTTCTTTATATACCCCAATCTCTTTATGTTTTTGAGATGAGTTTGAAAGATAACATTGCTTTTTACACGCCAGAAGCGAGTGATGACGCCATCTTAAAAGCTATTAAAGTGGTTGGCCTAGAAGATTTAGTTGAAGAGCTTCCGCAAGGGGTAGATACTATTATCGGGAATGGTGCAAGACCTCTAAGTGGTGGGCAAGCTCAGCGGATAGCATTAGCGCGTGCTTTCTTAGATCAGAATCGTAAGATTATGCTTCTTGATGAACCTACAGCACATCTAGATATCGAAACAGAATTGGAATTAAAAGAAAAAATGATTCCATTAATGGAAAATCGATTAGTCTTTTTTGCAACGCACCGTCTTCATTGGTTAAACCAAATGGACATGATTTTGGTTTTAGATCAAGGAGAGTTGGTGGAAATGGGGACTTATCAAGAATTACTAGCCAAAAGAGGAAAATTGTATCAATTGAAACATGCAATGGGAGGCGAACATGAGTAA
- the cydB gene encoding cytochrome d ubiquinol oxidase subunit II, whose amino-acid sequence MSGLQFLWFFLIGLLFSGFFFLEGFDFGVGMAVQTLAHSEHEKDQIVETIGPVWDGNEVWLLTAGGAMFASFPYWYASLFSGYYLILLTILFGLIIRGVSFEFRHKVPSRQKHIWNWTLSIGSAIVPFFFGVMFISLVQGMPIDAQGNMSAHFGDYFNLFSIVGGVAMLLLAYLHGLNYITLKTEGPVRDRARNYAQLLYWVLYLGLVVFALLLIFKTDFFQNHFLLTSLLVLVIVGLTLLAQISVFKRAEMTAFLSSGLSLVAVVVLLFQGLFPRVMISSVSDKFDILIKNASSTPYTLKVMSIVALTLVPFVLAYTAWAYYIFRKRIKLSVIVTGDK is encoded by the coding sequence ATGTCAGGATTACAATTTCTTTGGTTTTTCTTAATCGGTCTTCTTTTTTCAGGTTTCTTCTTCTTAGAAGGTTTTGATTTTGGTGTTGGTATGGCGGTGCAAACACTGGCTCATAGTGAACACGAAAAAGATCAAATTGTTGAAACAATTGGACCTGTTTGGGATGGTAATGAAGTATGGCTATTAACAGCAGGTGGTGCTATGTTTGCTTCATTCCCATATTGGTATGCATCACTCTTTAGTGGTTACTATCTCATCTTATTAACGATTTTATTTGGTTTGATTATTCGTGGGGTCTCATTTGAATTTAGACATAAAGTGCCTTCTCGCCAAAAACACATTTGGAACTGGACATTATCAATTGGTTCAGCAATTGTTCCTTTCTTCTTTGGTGTTATGTTTATCAGTTTGGTACAAGGTATGCCAATTGATGCTCAAGGGAATATGTCAGCTCACTTTGGAGACTACTTTAACTTATTTTCAATTGTAGGTGGCGTAGCCATGCTACTGTTAGCTTATCTCCATGGCCTAAATTACATTACCTTGAAGACAGAAGGTCCTGTTAGAGACAGAGCTCGTAATTATGCTCAACTATTATACTGGGTGCTTTACTTAGGTTTAGTTGTCTTTGCATTATTGTTGATCTTTAAGACAGATTTCTTCCAAAATCATTTCTTACTAACTAGTCTTTTAGTATTGGTTATTGTTGGTCTGACATTGCTAGCTCAAATCTCAGTCTTTAAACGTGCTGAGATGACGGCTTTCTTGTCTAGTGGTTTAAGTTTAGTTGCAGTCGTTGTGCTATTATTCCAAGGCCTATTTCCTCGTGTTATGATTAGTTCTGTTAGTGATAAATTTGATATTTTAATCAAAAATGCATCATCAACACCTTATACTTTAAAAGTGATGTCAATTGTTGCGCTTACTTTAGTACCATTTGTCTTAGCGTATACTGCTTGGGCTTATTATATCTTTAGAAAACGTATCAAATTATCTGTTATTGTTACGGGGGACAAATAA
- a CDS encoding cytochrome ubiquinol oxidase subunit I — MTIEALARFQFAMTTIFHFFFVPFTIGTTLVVAIMETCYVVTKKEEYKVMTKFWGNIMLLSFAVGVVTGIIQEFQFGMNWSDYSRFVGDIFGAPLAVEALLAFFMESTFLGLWMFTWDNKKIGKKLHNSFIWLVVFGSLMSAMWILTANSFMQHPVGYVIKNGRAQMTDFLALITNFQFFYEFGHVITGAITMGGIVVAGMAAFKLLKPESLTETAKSIYKKSIRIGLIVSLFGSLSVIGIGDLQMKALLHEQPMKFAAMEGDYEDSGDPAAWTVVAWANEAKKEQVFGIKIPYMLSILSYDKPSGSVDGMETANKALVKKYGKDNYYPMVNLLFYSFRLMAAFGVLMFGVSVLGLFFSRKKNPILFKQKWMLWILGLTTFAPFLANTFGWVITEQGRYPWTVYGLFKIKDSVSPNVSVASLFVSNTVYFLLFSGLGLMMVSLVIRELKKGPDGAGRELKLFGYSSVDPFDKEAY; from the coding sequence ATGACAATTGAAGCTTTAGCACGTTTTCAATTTGCGATGACAACTATTTTTCACTTCTTCTTTGTACCATTTACAATTGGGACAACATTAGTTGTTGCTATCATGGAAACATGTTATGTGGTGACAAAAAAAGAAGAGTATAAAGTGATGACAAAATTCTGGGGTAATATCATGCTCTTGAGTTTCGCAGTCGGAGTTGTCACAGGTATTATTCAGGAATTCCAATTTGGGATGAACTGGTCTGATTATTCTAGGTTTGTTGGTGATATTTTTGGGGCACCACTTGCCGTTGAAGCCTTATTAGCCTTCTTTATGGAATCAACATTTTTAGGCTTGTGGATGTTTACATGGGACAATAAAAAAATTGGTAAGAAATTACACAATAGTTTCATTTGGTTAGTTGTTTTTGGTTCTTTGATGTCAGCCATGTGGATTTTGACAGCAAATAGCTTTATGCAACATCCAGTAGGTTATGTGATTAAAAATGGTAGAGCTCAAATGACTGATTTCTTAGCTTTGATCACTAATTTCCAATTTTTCTATGAATTTGGACATGTTATTACTGGTGCCATCACAATGGGTGGTATTGTTGTAGCTGGTATGGCAGCTTTCAAATTACTTAAACCTGAATCATTGACTGAAACAGCAAAAAGTATTTATAAAAAATCTATCCGTATTGGTTTAATCGTTTCATTGTTTGGCTCACTCTCAGTCATAGGAATTGGAGACTTGCAAATGAAGGCTTTACTTCATGAACAACCTATGAAATTTGCGGCAATGGAAGGTGACTACGAGGACTCAGGAGATCCAGCTGCTTGGACAGTAGTAGCCTGGGCAAATGAAGCTAAAAAAGAGCAAGTATTTGGAATTAAGATTCCTTATATGTTAAGTATCTTGTCATATGATAAACCATCAGGATCTGTTGATGGTATGGAAACAGCAAATAAAGCTCTTGTCAAAAAATATGGTAAAGATAACTATTATCCAATGGTTAACTTACTCTTTTACAGTTTCCGTTTAATGGCTGCATTTGGTGTTCTTATGTTTGGTGTTTCTGTACTAGGTTTATTCTTCTCAAGAAAGAAAAATCCAATTTTATTCAAACAAAAATGGATGTTATGGATTCTAGGCTTAACGACATTTGCACCATTCTTAGCTAATACATTTGGTTGGGTGATTACTGAACAAGGACGTTACCCTTGGACAGTTTATGGCTTATTTAAAATCAAAGATAGTGTTTCACCAAATGTATCCGTTGCATCATTATTTGTGTCAAATACAGTTTATTTCCTACTCTTTAGTGGTTTAGGATTGATGATGGTAAGTTTAGTTATTCGTGAATTGAAAAAGGGTCCAGATGGTGCTGGAAGAGAGTTAAAACTTTTTGGATATTCATCAGTAGATCCATTTGATAAGGAGGCTTACTAA
- a CDS encoding NAD(P)/FAD-dependent oxidoreductase codes for MQEVLVLGAGYAGLKTVRQLQKQSGDFHITLVDRNDYHYEATELHEVASGSQPKDKITFPIADVINKDKVTFLQDEVVKVDPKQQTVTVKNHGVLNYDYVVVSLGFCSETFGIPGAKENALQMVDIDTAENIHNHIIDMMKKYKETKDKNYLRLLICGAGFTGIELAGAFLDERERYAEIAGVKAEDIEVICVEAATRILPMFDDQLANYGVDLIKKLGVNLMLGSMIKEIKPGEVVYATSPEDTNYQSISAATIVWTTGVSGSPVMNESGFDQRRGRVVVKSDLRDPNYENVYIIGDVSAFMDPETDRPFPTTAQIATRMGAHVGKNLAHQLKGEATEEFSYKAAGTVASVGNTHGFGVVGKSSLKGYPASFMKKTIMNKSLVDMGGLKELLAKGRFDLYH; via the coding sequence ATGCAAGAAGTTTTAGTATTAGGTGCAGGATACGCAGGGTTAAAAACTGTTCGTCAATTGCAAAAACAATCAGGTGATTTTCACATTACTTTAGTAGATCGTAATGACTATCATTATGAAGCAACTGAATTACATGAGGTTGCATCTGGCTCACAACCTAAAGATAAGATTACTTTTCCAATTGCTGATGTTATCAACAAAGATAAAGTGACTTTTTTACAAGATGAAGTGGTTAAAGTCGATCCAAAACAACAAACTGTTACAGTAAAAAATCATGGTGTTTTAAATTATGATTATGTTGTTGTGTCACTTGGTTTTTGTTCAGAAACATTTGGTATTCCAGGTGCTAAAGAAAATGCACTTCAAATGGTGGATATTGATACTGCTGAAAATATTCACAATCATATCATTGATATGATGAAAAAATATAAAGAGACAAAAGATAAAAATTATCTTCGTCTTCTTATCTGTGGTGCAGGTTTCACTGGTATTGAACTAGCTGGTGCCTTTCTTGATGAGAGAGAACGTTATGCTGAAATTGCTGGTGTTAAAGCCGAAGACATTGAAGTTATCTGTGTTGAAGCAGCAACTCGTATCTTACCAATGTTTGACGATCAATTAGCCAACTATGGTGTTGATTTAATCAAAAAATTAGGTGTTAACTTGATGTTAGGCTCAATGATCAAAGAAATTAAACCAGGTGAAGTGGTTTATGCCACAAGTCCTGAGGATACTAATTATCAATCTATTTCTGCAGCGACAATTGTTTGGACAACTGGTGTTAGTGGTAGCCCAGTTATGAATGAATCTGGTTTTGATCAACGTCGTGGACGTGTTGTTGTCAAATCTGATTTACGTGATCCAAATTATGAAAATGTTTATATCATTGGTGATGTTTCAGCCTTCATGGATCCAGAAACAGATCGTCCATTCCCAACAACTGCGCAAATTGCAACACGAATGGGTGCACATGTTGGTAAGAACTTAGCACATCAATTAAAAGGTGAAGCTACGGAAGAATTTAGCTATAAAGCAGCAGGAACAGTAGCATCAGTTGGAAATACTCATGGTTTTGGTGTTGTTGGAAAATCTTCTTTAAAAGGCTATCCAGCTTCATTTATGAAAAAAACAATCATGAACAAATCATTGGTTGATATGGGTGGTTTGAAAGAATTACTTGCTAAAGGTCGTTTTGATTTATATCATTAA